A genome region from Haloarcula ordinaria includes the following:
- a CDS encoding RNA-guided endonuclease InsQ/TnpB family protein, whose protein sequence is MLETTRTFRAKIVNHQQVSGDLDECGFSASKLWNVARYYTQGRWDDDGEIPDDGELKSELKEHERYSDLHSQSSQRVLEELAESFTSWYKARQRGDEDPNPPGYRKHGDEHPRSTVTWKQKGIKHDSKHNQLRLSKGFNLKTHRSDFILCEYETRPDVTVENIQQVRAVWNGDRWELHLVCKVKIPVEDAPGDNTAGIDLGITNYLAIAYDDGDAELYPGNVLKQDKHYFTRDEYDTEGENGPSSRALRARQKLSRRKDHFLHALAKHIVEQCINHEVGCIAIGDLSEIRENENGDTRNWGKRGNKKLHGWEFDRFTRLLEYKAEEHGIPVDRKSERDTSKTCSCCGRKRDANRVERGLYVCESCGTTMNADVNGAVNIRRKITQSPPTEDMSNGRLARPVAYLFNQTSGSFHPREQVGCEP, encoded by the coding sequence ATGCTGGAGACAACTCGCACATTTCGAGCGAAAATCGTCAATCACCAACAGGTGAGCGGCGACCTCGACGAGTGCGGGTTCTCCGCATCCAAACTGTGGAACGTCGCCCGATACTACACGCAAGGTCGATGGGACGACGACGGGGAAATCCCCGACGACGGCGAACTCAAATCCGAACTCAAGGAACACGAACGATACAGTGACCTACATTCTCAGTCAAGTCAGCGAGTTCTCGAAGAGCTTGCTGAGTCGTTCACCAGTTGGTACAAAGCACGCCAACGCGGAGACGAGGACCCCAACCCACCCGGCTACCGCAAACACGGCGACGAACACCCGCGCTCCACCGTCACGTGGAAGCAGAAGGGTATCAAGCACGATTCCAAGCACAACCAACTTCGTCTAAGCAAGGGCTTCAACCTGAAGACCCACCGCTCGGACTTCATCCTCTGCGAGTACGAGACACGCCCGGACGTGACCGTGGAGAACATCCAGCAAGTGCGTGCTGTCTGGAACGGTGACCGTTGGGAACTTCACCTCGTCTGCAAGGTCAAAATACCCGTTGAGGATGCCCCCGGTGACAACACGGCGGGCATCGACCTCGGCATCACGAACTACCTCGCCATCGCCTACGACGACGGTGATGCGGAGTTGTATCCGGGGAACGTGCTGAAACAGGACAAGCACTACTTCACCCGCGACGAGTACGACACCGAGGGAGAGAACGGCCCGTCAAGCCGGGCGCTTCGCGCCCGTCAGAAACTCTCGCGTCGGAAAGACCACTTCCTGCACGCCCTCGCCAAACACATCGTAGAGCAGTGCATCAACCACGAAGTTGGTTGCATCGCCATTGGTGACTTGAGCGAGATTCGAGAGAATGAGAACGGTGACACGCGGAACTGGGGGAAGCGCGGGAACAAGAAACTCCACGGCTGGGAGTTCGACCGCTTCACCCGGTTGCTCGAATACAAAGCCGAAGAGCACGGTATCCCCGTAGACCGCAAGAGCGAGCGAGACACGAGCAAGACGTGTTCGTGTTGTGGGCGGAAGCGTGACGCGAACCGCGTGGAACGTGGGTTGTACGTCTGCGAGTCGTGCGGTACGACGATGAACGCGGACGTGAACGGCGCGGTGAACATTCGCAGAAAGATAACTCAGAGTCCTCCTACGGAGGATATGAGTAACGGTCGTTTGGCACGACCAGTAGCCTACCTGTTCAACCAAACCTCCGGGTCGTTTCACCCGAGGGAACAGGTGGGTTGCGAACCGTAA
- a CDS encoding ArsR/SmtB family transcription factor: protein MPQILPTQTDATVERSDTPAVLSLDDDTTRDVIEALSSETAYEIFRLLNETPATPSRIADQLDQSVQNVHYHLENLEAAGVIEVTDTCYSEKGREMSVFVVSGDPTLLFLGTEDDRPSLKRAFKSFASLLGPPSILLAAGESISQFVTAE, encoded by the coding sequence ATGCCACAAATCCTTCCGACACAAACGGACGCCACCGTCGAACGAAGCGATACCCCAGCTGTCCTGAGTCTCGACGACGACACGACGCGAGACGTGATCGAAGCATTGTCCTCCGAGACCGCCTACGAGATATTTCGGCTGCTCAACGAAACGCCAGCGACGCCGTCGCGGATCGCTGACCAACTCGACCAGAGCGTGCAGAACGTCCATTACCACTTGGAGAATCTCGAAGCAGCCGGCGTGATCGAAGTCACTGACACCTGCTATTCGGAGAAGGGCCGTGAGATGAGCGTCTTCGTCGTGTCCGGGGATCCCACGCTCCTTTTTCTCGGTACCGAGGACGATCGGCCGAGTCTCAAGCGCGCGTTCAAGTCCTTCGCCTCGCTGCTTGGTCCTCCGTCGATTCTGCTCGCGGCTGGCGAATCCATCTCCCAGTTCGTTACTGCCGAATGA